In Gossypium hirsutum isolate 1008001.06 chromosome A10, Gossypium_hirsutum_v2.1, whole genome shotgun sequence, the DNA window GGagggaccaatttgctcaatatTGATATTGAGAGGGACTAGagaggtaattttaccaaaaaaaaagagCATACCTATGTCGGACATATACCCATATCCAACACCCGAATCCTAGCAGTAGCAAATGTTTAACAGAATTTTGCCCTGAGATACAATTCCGGTAACTTTTTGGTAATGGTGATGCAAAGTAGTGTGCTCTAAGATCAACACCTGCTAAGTTTCTTGATTTTCCCGATCTTCCAAGTATCAGTTGTCCATTTTCCCCGCCCCTCATGATTTGTCGATTTGGtcgtttttttcttctttttccctttcccCCCTGCTCAACAGTATATTAGGTCAATTGCTGATGCCTTTCtgttttttatgctttatatagGTTGAAAAAGCTCGTATCAATTATGAAAATCTGTCCCTATCATCTGCTTGTGAAGCCGTGCTAGAGATCGGCAATGCTGGAAACTTGTACATGGATAAGCATCAACCTTGGTCTCTTTTTAAGCAAGGCGGTGCTGCTTCCGAAGCTGCAGCAAAGGTGCTTCCACCTTCTTTATACTTCTTTACATATATTTTGCACCATGTTGCACCGACTTTCCTTTTTTTTGAAGCACTGACACTCCCATCTAAATCCAAGTGACGATTTTGCATGACCCGGCACACCATCTATTCAATGGCCACTATCCTGATTTATTTAAGAGGCTTATATCTTTTCCGATATTGGGGCAGGATCTTGTGGTCATACTCGAAGCAATGAGGATTATAGCAATCGCTCTATCACCGGTCGCACCTAGCTTATGTAGGCAGATATATGCACAGCTTGGCTACTCCGACGACCAGTTCGATAACATAAACTGGGTACAGACACTCCCCCTTTCTCTCTCAATACATATGCATAAATTTATCGTCTTATTAACCACACCGAATGTGTATAACCGCAGAGCAAAACAAAGTGGGGTGGACTAAAAGGTGGTCAAGTGATGGCACAACCTAAGCCAGTGTTTGCAAGAATTGAAcaaataaaggaaaatgaaaatgggGCTGAAACAGCGCCTCAAAAggttgtgaaaaagaaagagaaaaagcaaaaagTTCAAGGGGTGATAGAAGCCTAGGGTTCTAATTTTTGAaagtatgtaatttttttttatttttgatccgTGTCGGATATGAATATTTGCTCGACATGGTATATATTTAGAGGGGTTTTTTAGGGTTATACTGTATGTCTGTGTTAGACATGGGTGTTTGATACggatacttcaagaaaaataaagggTCGGAGTTATGTGAAATAATGACCATTTAAAATTAGTTTGCAGTATCTgcaaattttttttcactttgatGATGAAGACTGCCAAGATCTCTTCGTTAGTTGGGGGAAGAATCAACACGAATCAGATTTTTTTACGAACATATCGAGAGAGAATTGAATTTGGTTAGGCAATGTATGGTTGGTAAACAGGGATCGATTTTTTAGCAAGGAATGTATCGTCAAATATCAATATAATTCCATAAGATCTAGTTTCGTTTAAGTAACGGATTCTCACCAATTGAAAAGATCTTCTGATCAATCCAGAGATCTTTTCGATTCCATTAGTAATGAGGATTCGGAATATCACACATTGATCAATTAAAGAAAGATTCAACAACTAAAAATAAGATTGATTCTTTGGGATTCTTCCTTTCTTCAAACGGAACGAATGGAGATAGAATCAGACTGATTCCCTAAGTACCTTTCTAGATATTCCTCAATATTCCGGCTATTCACGAAACGTGAGAAGCGGATGAATAATTATCTGCTTTCGGAAGAAATTGAAGAATTTATTGGGAATCCTACAAAATCTATTCGTTCTTTTTTCTCTGATAGATGGTCAGAACTTCATCTAGGTTCGAACCCTATTGAGAGATCCACTAGAGATCAAAAATTGTTGAATGATTTTTAAGTTAAagcaatattttaaaacaaaagcaATGACAAACAAGTAATTTTGTAAGTCAATTTAGTTTCTCGTTTTTCAAAGTTATTTTATgtgataaattataaatttgtttattaaaattaactataaaaaataaatataatttatatatttaaattaaattttacaaataatttatatcaatcatttaaaaaaataataaaaaattgttatattttatatatcacaaTATTATTAAGGAGTTACACAAAAATGATACTTCACATTTaagtaattataatttaagtttatatGTTTCTACTAAGTAAATTGagtttatatatttcatatattacaatatttattaattaattaattatttttaatatttttattataatttaaattatatatttaatgtatcATAATATTAGtgcatttaaatataatttaaatacatattttttattttacgacattatatttaaaataaatattcaattttaatattcaatcttttaaaaaatcGTTAAGTACTTTTCAACTTGAATGATAAATCATTCTTAAATATTCAAGAGTCACTCGGAAAAACTTTTTACTTTTAATCTCAAACTCGAACTCGAGTAAGATGTGAGTTTTTtctcaaatttattaatatttgacTTCGGGGTGTTTTCAAGTTTATAAgataatatgaattatgaaaggCAAAAATTGTGTTCCATTTAACTCAAATATCGttcaaaaaacattaaaaacaaaatccaaaataaCTCAATTGCTGCCATTATTATGCATTGAAGATAAGCATATTGGAATTTGattataaaaaggaaaagaagcaATAGCACTTTATATTTGTAACTTCTGTTGCTGCAAAATAGCTTTCAATCAGTTCTTCTTTGGAACCCCGAGCCTCAGTCGGAAATCCTCCTCCATAAGTGGAAGTCCGTCACGCAACTTCACCTTTGGTTCCCATCCGAGCACCTCTTTTGCTTTGGTTATGTCCGGCTTCCTTTGTCGGGGATCATCAGGAGTGTTTTCCACCATCGATATCTTCACCTCAGGATTGATAAGCTGCAAAAAACACCACATTACCAACAACTAAATTGATTGTTTTCTGGGATACATTGGTTATACGAGAAATGTACAGAAAACTAACCTCCTTCACGGATTCTGCAAGCTCGAGCATGGTGAATTCACCTGGATTCCCGATATTGATTGGTCCGGTGTTCTCTCCTTCCATAAGTCGGATTAAGCCGTCAACcttgattaattaaaacaaaaaatatgagTATCAAGTGCCATTAATACGTAAAATAATTCGATTTTGAACAAGAATTTGAACAGCGTACCATGTCGGAAACATAACAGAAACTCCTTGTCTGTGTTCCAGGTAATTGAACAGTCAAAGGCTCATTGCTGCAAAATTTAAAAGTAAGGTATAAGCACTGGGAATCATCTTATATATCTCCATAACATCGTATTACTTACCGGAGTGCTTGAGCTATGAAATTGCTAACAACACGACCATCATCAATGTTCATGCGTGGTCCATAAGTGTTGAAGATCCGAGCAATTCGAATCTCTGTTATCATGAAAAATGAGTGTAAGAATCTTCATAcgggaaaatgaaagatatgaaaAACGAGCGGCGAGCAAATGCTGCATTGTTTACCTATGCCATGCTGCCTATGGTAATCAAACATCAAAGTTTCAGCCACTCGTTTTCCCTCATCGTAGCAGCTTCGAACACCTGCAGCATATGCGTAACAAGATCGTTAGGATACTTGGACTCAGGTGAGAGGATTGAAAGAGCAAAAAACTCTTTCTCGATATCGAAAAACATACCGATAGGGTTAACATTTCCCCAATAGCTCTCAGTCTGGGGATGTTCCAAGGGATCTCCATAAACCTCTGAAGTTGAGGTAAGTAAAATCCTGTTTTCCAGACAATCAAACCATGAGAATCTTATAAAAAAACCTATACAAAATCGATAAGTAACAGTCTCAAACCTTGCTCCGACACGCTTTGCCAGACCCAACATGTTCAATGTACCGATCACATTCGTCTTTATTGTCTGTTTATTGCCATTAAAGAACACAGTTCTCAGACATAAGAATCCTCACATTACCGATGTCTGATCTAGGAGACAGAACATAAACATACCTTAACAGGATTGTATTTGTAAAAGATTGGCGAAGCCGGGCAAGCAAGATGGTAGATCTGATCAACCTCAATGAGCAACGGCTCAGTGACATCTGATTTGAACACAAACTAAATTTAGAACATGAACATATATACAAACACAAACATACAACATTCTCAGCCTATGTCCCAATGAACAATACCATGACGAATGAGCTCAAATCTCGGATGTCCGATCCATTTCTTGAGATTGTCCTTTGTGCCGGTAAAGTAGTTATCGACGACAATAACCttaaacaacacaaaaaaaatcataagaattttcaaaaatgtgATCACAAAATCAATAagcaataaaaattttcaattgaatTCACCTCATTCTTTTCATTCTCCATCAATTTATCCACTAAATGGGAGCCAATGAATCCAGCTCCACCAGTAACAAGAATTCTCATGTTGGACTGCATATAATCAAAAACATGTTATGTCGGATACGAATATATGTTCGATTTTTGTCATGTTTTTTTCATTTATTGGGATAATCATACCCTAATTATTAACATGAAATCTTAAATTTTGAATCAATTTTACCTGAAAAAACTTGGAAAATCTCAAAGGAGAAGGACTTGGAGGCTTCTTAGAAGTTGAGTTGTCAGTTCCATTTGACgacattttttttttcagatcCTACAGAGAAAACAAAGCCAAACAAcactcaaaattttcctattgCTCAAATGGAGAGATTATGGactaatatatacaaaaatatgacctaaaaaataattatttaaatactaaaaaaagcaaaattaaagaaaaattattgaCCAAACTAGTACCAACTAGAGAGAGGAAGTAATAATGAAAACTTAACAAACAATCAAAAGCTTCTCATTAACAACTCTATAATCCACACCAAaccttaaatacatatataagttttttttGTCTCAGATCTAAATCTGCATCCAATGGCCTAAAATTACCATAAAAAATTATACCTTTGGAAAGAGAAAGTGAAGATAAAATCTGGGCTTTGCTTAGTTTAATGAAATTTATGAAGAAGTTTGAGAATTCTTTTAAAGGATTTGAAGAATACTAAATTAAAACTATGTAAGGTAGTAGAATTTAGAACAAGCTTGTATACAGTTGAAGTGATGTTTGAAGTGATTTGCAGTTAAAAGGAGATAAATCCGTGAAGTCGCGGTGGTGATGACGTGGTTATGAGtttaaaattgggaaaattttttaattacagTTGTCCTGCCTATTATGGAATGCCACGTGGGTTTTCTTTCACCGATTAGCGTGTTCGGTGGGGTGACTCTTTTGGGACACTCTTGTTTGATGCCACACTAGAATACACTTGTCTTTGGTATTTTTTTTCATAcgtgttattttaattttttatataatttaatatttttgtaaaagactaataattatataatttgaaaatttgtgataatttatttatgtttatccaAATGGTATGAGacgaaaataaaaaaggttaaagtgatcGATGTAGAATTTTTTAAATGGATATTAAATTTTACTGCTAGTTAAAATATCCcgtaaaaatacaaaataaaaccaaaataaaaaatttgtatatattattactttgaaattaaaaaaataaaaaggtttaattctacttttagtccctatatttttttaacatttgaaATTTGTCCCTCTatctttaatttcaaaaattaatcgCTTTTACCATTTTGGtttaataattgaaattcaattaattacaCTATAACAAAAATtccttttaaattatataatgtgacattttctaaataaaaagaatgATCATGTGATCAATTACACGGGTGAAAATCGAATAagcaaataaaagtataaaatgtaAGGCTATAAATAGAGGCATTTATAGATAAAGTAGTCACTTACTTTGAACTAAGCTTAAGTTTATATTTTTCAACCTCGGTCTAACTTGACCCATttgattatttaaaaataataaaaatataaaaaataggttaatattcatatatttttataattaaatattacatatttgttttatttaaccattacaatttcaatttataaaatatagaaattctatgattatataaaaaaataatattggtaaaagaaataaacaactgCGTCAATGGTGAATGGTGATATTTTACTGAGCGACATACGCGTCAGACTAGGATTGGTTGGAATCATATTTTAATGGTGATCCGCAAATAGATAACTGTCCAAAATTTTAGTGTGTCGGCTTATCCACCACGTCGGATACAGCTAACGTCCGGTTTAAAGGGTAGAAAAGTACAGCTGAAGTGCATGATTGCCAATAGTGCAGCGTCACCCTTCCGCGTCAGATCTAAAACATTCAACTTTGACCTGTTTTCCAAAGCCGTGACAGATTAAAATCTCCCTTGAACTGAAATTCCGagtatatatttcttatatttccaaaataatatttattatatattggttACGTaagatttttatttgtattatcgTCAGAGTCCGTGTTGCAGTAGTAAAAGACTTgccttgaaataaaaaaaagtgtttaaTCGATATAGTTactcattaaaaaaaatatttataaaatttttatagatAATTATTCGTGTAATTCTTCTAATTTTcagtttattataaaatttaaatataataatttggaTATTCAAGGAATCATCAAGGAGGAGGTAAAGAGGAGAAGATAGTATAGATTGAGAGGTCGGTTCATATGTGGCAGGTGAAGAGTCGAAGTAATAAGATGAGGGAGAAAGGAGGAAAAGAGAAGGTTAAAGACTTAAGGTGTGTTTGGTTGGGTGAAAAAATGGAGGAATGAGAGAAAAGagtgaaaaagtgaaaagaaaataagTCTTGATTATGCTTGGTTAGAAAGAAAGTGAGAGGAAAGGAAATAGAAAGGATAACTATTTTCCATTCGAATTTACAAAAAATACTTCTTCTGAATTGGAATgatgagaagagagaaaataagagaTATATGTATGAtagttcaaaattatacatttttcaaatgtattattttctttccatttttt includes these proteins:
- the LOC107897825 gene encoding UDP-glucuronic acid decarboxylase 6 translates to MSSNGTDNSTSKKPPSPSPLRFSKFFQSNMRILVTGGAGFIGSHLVDKLMENEKNEVIVVDNYFTGTKDNLKKWIGHPRFELIRHDVTEPLLIEVDQIYHLACPASPIFYKYNPVKTIKTNVIGTLNMLGLAKRVGARILLTSTSEVYGDPLEHPQTESYWGNVNPIGVRSCYDEGKRVAETLMFDYHRQHGIEIRIARIFNTYGPRMNIDDGRVVSNFIAQALRNEPLTVQLPGTQTRSFCYVSDMVDGLIRLMEGENTGPINIGNPGEFTMLELAESVKELINPEVKISMVENTPDDPRQRKPDITKAKEVLGWEPKVKLRDGLPLMEEDFRLRLGVPKKN